From a single Lewinella sp. LCG006 genomic region:
- the rsmA gene encoding 16S rRNA (adenine(1518)-N(6)/adenine(1519)-N(6))-dimethyltransferase RsmA: MNNKSLPLPIHFNSFPVRAKKSYGQHFLTNEQYAQQIADALQLTDQYNQVLEIGPGQGMLTKYLLKKDFDLKVVEADPDMVAYLHSHYPQLAVSNIISANFLRLKLEEIFTGPFAIIGNYPYNISSQILIKTIEYRDQVPEMAGMFQKEVADRVVAGPGSKTYGIIGVLVQAFFHAEYLFSVGRGNFNPPPKVKSAVIRLVRREDPLVREELWSAFRQTVKLSFGQRRKMLRNSLKSILSSEEIQHERYQLRPEQISVEAFVEIAEKVLEQRNSTED; the protein is encoded by the coding sequence ATGAACAATAAAAGCTTACCTTTGCCCATTCATTTCAATTCCTTTCCTGTGCGCGCAAAGAAATCCTACGGCCAGCATTTTCTTACCAATGAGCAGTACGCCCAGCAAATTGCGGATGCGCTACAGCTCACCGACCAATACAACCAGGTCCTGGAGATTGGCCCTGGCCAAGGTATGCTGACCAAGTATTTGCTCAAAAAAGACTTTGACCTCAAAGTGGTTGAAGCCGATCCCGATATGGTGGCTTATCTACATAGCCACTATCCACAGCTCGCTGTCAGCAACATTATTTCTGCCAACTTCCTCCGGTTAAAATTAGAGGAGATTTTTACGGGGCCTTTCGCGATTATTGGCAACTACCCTTATAACATCTCTTCCCAAATCCTGATTAAAACCATCGAATACCGCGATCAAGTACCCGAAATGGCGGGTATGTTTCAGAAGGAAGTAGCCGATCGCGTAGTCGCGGGACCAGGGAGCAAAACCTACGGTATTATCGGCGTATTGGTTCAGGCTTTTTTTCATGCCGAGTACCTGTTTTCGGTCGGTAGAGGCAATTTCAACCCTCCACCCAAAGTGAAATCAGCCGTTATTCGGTTGGTACGTAGGGAAGATCCCCTGGTTCGCGAGGAGCTATGGTCAGCCTTTAGGCAAACAGTAAAGTTGTCTTTTGGGCAACGCCGGAAAATGCTGCGCAATTCGCTCAAAAGCATCCTTTCTTCAGAAGAAATCCAACACGAACGCTACCAGCTTCGCCCTGAACAAATTAGCGTAGAAGCGTTCGTAGAAATCGCCGAAAAAGTGCTGGAACAAAGGAATTCTACCGAAGATTAG
- a CDS encoding carbon-nitrogen hydrolase family protein, translating to MSDDQLKVGFAQIAPVWLQRQATIDKMLSYIQQAGEQGCQLLTFGETLLPGYPFWLDFTDGARFNSALQKEMHAHYLEEAIQIERGDLAAFCQAARAYQMALLFGIVERPADRGGHSVYCSLVYITPQGEVANVHRKLQPTYEERLSWSPGDGHGLRTFPLGKFTLGGLNCWENWMPLPRAALYGLGEDLHVAIWPGNVRNTDILTRFLAREGRSYVISVSGLMRKSDIPSLIPHYDLVHDKAPEWMADGGSCIAHPDGSWLLEPITKEECLRVVSIDHRSVREERQNFDPAGHYSRPDVTQLHVNRQRQSTLSFEE from the coding sequence ATGTCTGACGACCAACTAAAAGTGGGGTTTGCCCAAATAGCACCGGTATGGCTGCAGCGACAAGCGACCATTGATAAAATGCTGTCTTATATTCAGCAAGCAGGAGAACAAGGCTGCCAGTTATTGACCTTTGGGGAGACCTTGCTTCCTGGCTATCCTTTTTGGTTGGACTTCACGGATGGTGCCCGCTTCAACTCCGCTCTGCAAAAAGAAATGCACGCCCATTACCTGGAAGAAGCCATACAAATTGAGCGAGGAGATCTCGCTGCTTTTTGCCAAGCAGCCCGCGCTTACCAGATGGCTTTGCTATTCGGCATCGTGGAGCGCCCGGCTGATCGAGGTGGGCACAGTGTGTATTGCTCATTGGTGTATATTACCCCTCAAGGAGAGGTTGCCAATGTACACCGCAAGTTGCAACCTACTTACGAAGAACGATTGAGTTGGTCGCCAGGGGATGGCCACGGTTTGCGAACCTTCCCTCTAGGAAAATTCACGCTGGGAGGACTCAACTGCTGGGAGAATTGGATGCCGCTACCCAGGGCGGCACTCTACGGTTTGGGGGAAGACCTACATGTAGCCATCTGGCCCGGCAACGTGCGCAATACCGATATCCTGACCCGTTTCTTGGCTAGAGAGGGGCGTTCTTATGTTATTTCGGTGAGTGGATTAATGCGCAAGAGTGATATTCCTTCCCTGATCCCTCATTATGATTTGGTACATGACAAAGCTCCCGAATGGATGGCCGACGGTGGCTCCTGCATTGCTCATCCTGACGGAAGCTGGCTCTTGGAACCCATTACCAAAGAAGAGTGTCTACGAGTTGTTAGCATTGATCATCGTAGCGTGCGAGAAGAACGGCAGAATTTTGATCCGGCGGGGCACTACTCCCGTCCAGACGTTACGCAACTTCACGTTAACCGGCAGCGACAAAGTACCCTATCTTTTGAGGAATAG
- the speD gene encoding adenosylmethionine decarboxylase produces the protein MKNAPSALGRHIILELYDCPPALLKVPAQAEEFLLEAAQRMEATVVNAQFHAFSPYGVSGVVIIQESHLTIHTWPEYEYAAVDIFTCGELKLEAGITYLCEAFQAKKHWQRELARGLNLDQQATAPHL, from the coding sequence ATGAAAAATGCCCCCAGCGCACTCGGGCGCCACATTATTTTAGAGCTTTATGATTGTCCGCCTGCATTGCTGAAAGTACCAGCGCAGGCCGAAGAATTCCTCCTCGAAGCAGCTCAACGGATGGAAGCGACTGTCGTAAATGCGCAGTTTCATGCCTTTTCTCCTTACGGTGTCTCCGGAGTTGTGATTATTCAAGAAAGCCATCTCACCATCCATACCTGGCCAGAGTACGAGTATGCCGCCGTTGACATCTTCACCTGCGGAGAGCTCAAATTGGAAGCGGGTATTACATACTTATGTGAAGCATTTCAGGCAAAAAAACACTGGCAGCGAGAACTCGCCCGAGGACTTAACTTAGACCAGCAAGCAACAGCTCCCCATCTTTAG
- a CDS encoding WD40 repeat domain-containing protein produces the protein MLKKTLLVLSLSLFFVQAYTQPLALQIEQLKAQVKKAAENDGRSKALGLALLGYDFLGADNPDLQRLLYETYYSTSDYDLYEGEYTENTFNDAEWSPNGNQIAAAMAGGTIRLYEVSSPEKFEEFPLVIGGGVLAISWSPDSKNLAFGTTEGSLGIFNLSTKQVTKQWEHGDYIRAVAWSPDGTKLAAGGDENILFVYNVSTSAQERSFTSHTDWIRNISWSADGKMVAAASDDTTVTVWSVTEGNLITTHRSHEDYCRDVAFAPSGNALASCSDDLNIYLYDPATSSIPDRNFKGHENWVMGVDWSPNGKMLASADNSGTIILHTVRSGDQMFFNSVEPETSWMDVEFAPKGDRFIAIGSYELAIYEIGTSAPIARLLADGGTSQTSESSSNPLEALLAELLPASFQLFPSPNGDYLGVIDANYSLNVVDMIEGKTAYVISEHSDWIRNIAWSADGNLLATASDDQMVGIWDARTGEMQHFLSGHSDWVRDVDFSPDSKILASAGDDGLLRFWDTTTGDELGATDNIGSYLLTVRWSPNQRYLAAQSSEEFLYLWDANNNQLLFTSGEPTLPGSLKWIGDQQLQVQSRDGALMQWTPENGLEVAYNTSGLEVTNSNGIKAKVNGAYISLSGKSNGLLQGHDAQIISLEWSPDQQYLISQGADGNMGIWDAGKQQLIALMPITDGSQKMLVWSTEGNGFYLPGAPGKVILPPSELRKSIATDQYSNLFSGEDVLRFKLESIFLKDAATVAKLKSGADAGILTAIANYYETRAQAQVDATAKAADEKMAKSFAEAAGE, from the coding sequence ATGTTGAAAAAAACCTTGTTAGTACTTAGTTTAAGCCTCTTTTTTGTTCAGGCTTATACACAACCTTTAGCTTTACAAATAGAACAACTCAAAGCCCAAGTAAAGAAAGCTGCAGAAAATGACGGACGTTCTAAAGCGCTGGGATTAGCGCTTTTAGGCTATGATTTCCTTGGTGCTGATAACCCAGACCTTCAGCGCCTGCTTTACGAAACTTATTATTCTACTTCGGATTATGACCTTTACGAAGGTGAGTACACCGAAAACACCTTCAACGACGCGGAGTGGTCGCCCAACGGCAATCAAATAGCTGCGGCGATGGCAGGCGGTACCATTAGATTGTACGAAGTCAGTTCACCAGAAAAATTCGAGGAATTCCCCCTCGTCATTGGTGGTGGCGTACTGGCCATCAGCTGGTCACCTGACAGCAAAAACCTGGCCTTCGGTACGACGGAAGGTAGTTTAGGTATTTTTAACCTCAGCACTAAACAGGTCACCAAACAATGGGAACATGGTGATTACATCCGGGCGGTTGCCTGGTCACCCGACGGCACCAAACTCGCTGCTGGCGGTGATGAAAATATCCTCTTTGTTTACAATGTAAGTACCTCTGCCCAAGAAAGAAGTTTCACTTCTCATACGGATTGGATCAGGAATATATCTTGGTCCGCTGACGGTAAAATGGTGGCTGCTGCTAGCGATGATACCACGGTTACCGTATGGTCAGTGACGGAAGGTAACCTGATCACCACCCACCGTTCCCATGAAGATTACTGCCGTGATGTAGCATTTGCGCCTTCAGGCAATGCACTTGCAAGTTGTTCAGATGATTTAAACATTTACCTGTACGACCCTGCGACCAGCAGTATTCCTGACCGAAACTTTAAAGGTCACGAAAACTGGGTGATGGGTGTCGATTGGTCGCCTAATGGAAAAATGCTAGCTTCGGCAGACAACAGTGGTACTATCATCCTGCATACCGTACGCAGCGGCGATCAAATGTTTTTCAACTCTGTTGAACCAGAAACCTCCTGGATGGATGTGGAATTTGCTCCCAAAGGGGATCGCTTTATCGCCATAGGATCTTATGAGTTGGCTATTTATGAGATCGGCACTTCTGCGCCTATTGCTCGTTTGTTGGCCGATGGTGGCACCAGCCAGACCAGCGAAAGCAGTAGCAACCCGCTGGAGGCCCTCCTTGCTGAACTGTTGCCTGCTTCTTTCCAGCTATTCCCTTCGCCCAACGGTGATTACCTAGGGGTGATTGATGCGAATTATAGTCTGAACGTAGTGGATATGATCGAGGGTAAAACCGCCTACGTCATCAGTGAGCACAGCGATTGGATTCGCAACATCGCCTGGTCTGCAGATGGTAATTTACTGGCTACAGCATCTGATGATCAGATGGTAGGCATCTGGGATGCACGTACGGGCGAAATGCAACATTTTCTCAGCGGACACTCTGATTGGGTGCGTGACGTTGATTTTTCACCCGATAGCAAAATCCTAGCTTCAGCGGGAGACGATGGTCTCTTACGTTTTTGGGATACTACTACTGGAGATGAACTTGGTGCTACCGACAATATTGGTTCTTATCTTTTGACTGTGCGATGGTCTCCCAACCAAAGGTACCTTGCTGCCCAAAGTTCAGAAGAATTTCTTTACCTGTGGGATGCTAATAACAACCAATTGTTGTTCACCAGTGGCGAACCGACTCTACCTGGCTCCTTGAAGTGGATAGGCGACCAGCAACTACAAGTACAAAGTAGAGACGGTGCCCTCATGCAATGGACCCCCGAAAACGGTCTGGAGGTCGCCTACAACACCTCTGGGCTAGAAGTAACCAATTCCAATGGTATCAAAGCCAAAGTCAATGGAGCCTACATCAGTCTTTCTGGCAAATCAAATGGTCTTTTGCAAGGACACGATGCCCAAATTATCAGTTTGGAGTGGTCGCCTGACCAGCAGTACCTCATCTCTCAGGGAGCCGATGGAAATATGGGAATTTGGGATGCTGGTAAGCAACAGTTGATTGCCTTAATGCCTATTACGGATGGTTCACAGAAAATGCTGGTATGGTCTACCGAAGGGAATGGCTTCTATCTTCCGGGTGCTCCCGGCAAGGTGATTCTCCCCCCTTCTGAACTTCGCAAAAGTATTGCGACCGATCAGTACAGCAATCTCTTTTCGGGAGAAGACGTACTACGCTTTAAGTTGGAAAGCATCTTCTTGAAAGACGCAGCAACCGTTGCAAAACTCAAGTCGGGTGCTGATGCAGGCATACTGACCGCCATCGCTAATTATTATGAAACGCGGGCGCAAGCCCAGGTTGACGCAACGGCCAAAGCTGCCGACGAAAAAATGGCGAAATCCTTTGCGGAGGCAGCGGGAGAATAG
- a CDS encoding class II aldolase/adducin family protein encodes MDEGYIKFQPVWKKTEAFAESKLQNLLKYRQHCYLRRWIGAYPDGIGFGNISERIGTGETFFISGSATGGIPVLGPEQIAKVTAVVAKENKLWCSGPVVASSESMSHAVIYEKLPWVKGVIHIHHLELWQHLLHKVPTTPADAPYGTPEMVDGIVHLLETTDLPERKLFVMEGHEEGIFAFGKNLEEAFGVLEAVVDAPHFRV; translated from the coding sequence TTGGACGAAGGTTATATCAAATTCCAACCTGTTTGGAAAAAAACGGAAGCTTTTGCAGAAAGCAAGTTGCAGAACTTGTTGAAATATCGACAGCATTGTTACTTGCGGCGATGGATTGGAGCCTATCCTGATGGGATAGGTTTCGGAAATATTTCAGAACGCATTGGAACAGGAGAAACATTTTTCATCAGTGGATCTGCTACCGGCGGGATACCCGTTCTTGGCCCCGAGCAAATAGCTAAGGTGACTGCGGTAGTTGCTAAGGAGAACAAACTGTGGTGCAGTGGACCAGTAGTCGCCTCATCGGAAAGTATGAGCCATGCGGTGATCTACGAGAAATTGCCCTGGGTGAAGGGCGTTATTCATATTCATCATTTGGAGCTTTGGCAGCACCTTTTGCACAAAGTACCCACCACGCCTGCTGATGCACCTTATGGAACCCCTGAAATGGTGGATGGTATTGTTCACTTGCTCGAAACGACCGACTTACCCGAGCGAAAACTCTTTGTGATGGAAGGCCACGAAGAAGGAATTTTTGCGTTTGGGAAAAATCTGGAAGAGGCTTTTGGGGTACTGGAGGCGGTGGTTGATGCTCCTCATTTTCGGGTGTAA
- the rfaD gene encoding ADP-glyceromanno-heptose 6-epimerase → MIVVTGAAGFISSCLVAALNEQGREDLILSDDFSREDKMRNWLGKQYIAKVDRDVFPTWLDANHQDVEVIFHLGARTDTTEQDEALFDRLNLHYTQQVWERCQRYDLPLIYASSAATYGAGEHGYQDHHSVIDQLTPLNPYGRSKNDFDKWALQQDQQPPRWYGLKFFNVYGPNEYHKGRMASVIFHTFRQIQQTGAMKLFRSHRPDFNDGEQSRDFIYVKDVVKMMIWLWQNTAPNGLYNIGTGQARTFYDLAANTFKAQALTPSISFVDTPVDIRDTYQYFTEADMNKLHEAGYPNEYYSLEEGIADYVQGYLEEDKVW, encoded by the coding sequence ATGATCGTAGTAACCGGAGCGGCAGGATTTATAAGCAGTTGTTTGGTAGCAGCCCTCAACGAACAAGGCCGAGAAGATTTGATCCTTAGTGATGATTTTAGTAGAGAAGATAAAATGCGTAACTGGTTGGGGAAGCAGTACATCGCCAAAGTCGACCGTGATGTTTTTCCTACATGGTTAGACGCCAATCATCAAGATGTAGAAGTGATCTTTCACCTTGGTGCGCGGACGGATACTACCGAGCAAGATGAAGCCCTTTTTGACCGGCTCAACCTGCATTACACCCAGCAAGTTTGGGAGCGTTGCCAACGTTATGACCTTCCGCTGATTTACGCCAGTAGTGCCGCTACTTACGGTGCTGGTGAGCATGGCTACCAAGATCATCATTCAGTCATTGATCAACTGACGCCGCTCAATCCCTATGGGCGCTCAAAAAATGACTTTGACAAGTGGGCCTTACAGCAAGATCAGCAACCACCACGCTGGTACGGCCTCAAGTTTTTCAATGTCTATGGTCCTAATGAATACCATAAAGGACGAATGGCCAGCGTAATCTTTCACACCTTCCGGCAAATTCAACAAACAGGTGCTATGAAGTTGTTTCGTAGCCACCGACCTGACTTCAACGATGGCGAGCAGAGCCGGGATTTTATCTACGTAAAAGACGTGGTAAAAATGATGATTTGGCTGTGGCAAAACACCGCGCCCAATGGCCTTTACAATATAGGTACTGGTCAGGCACGTACTTTTTATGATCTAGCAGCCAACACTTTCAAAGCACAAGCACTGACGCCCAGTATTTCTTTCGTGGACACACCAGTAGATATTCGCGACACCTACCAGTACTTTACCGAGGCAGATATGAATAAACTGCACGAAGCGGGTTATCCAAATGAGTACTATTCGCTGGAAGAGGGCATTGCGGATTATGTGCAAGGGTATCTGGAGGAGGATAAGGTGTGGTAG
- a CDS encoding ArsR/SmtB family transcription factor: protein MALKKDYKFEQELTDVANYHFALGHPARVLIIQLLLQRPTLSFSSLAKVIPLSKPTVSQHITILRRFHFIAPVELPDGTSGYRLNSEVLKSVQSLYNELGLKAA, encoded by the coding sequence ATGGCTCTCAAAAAAGACTACAAATTCGAACAAGAACTGACGGATGTCGCCAACTATCATTTCGCCCTAGGGCATCCAGCCCGTGTTTTGATTATACAATTATTGCTACAGCGGCCTACACTTTCTTTTAGTAGTTTGGCCAAAGTCATTCCTCTTAGTAAGCCCACGGTTTCGCAACACATTACTATTCTACGTAGATTTCATTTTATTGCGCCCGTCGAATTGCCTGATGGAACCTCTGGATACAGATTGAATTCAGAAGTGTTAAAATCGGTTCAATCTTTATACAATGAGTTGGGACTAAAGGCTGCTTAG
- a CDS encoding nitroreductase family protein: MNQAADIFDKIVNTRRAVRKYQEDAPFDADAVARSLARAVLAPNSSNLQTWEFYRIRSAATKAEVARLCMNQSAARTAHELIAVVCRGDKWKANSQRVLAHMRTSFSDPLTKRDQRAIEYYKRNIPLLYMNDPFGFMTLLRTLIVQFKSWQGPMVRWSSSANSRIITHKSAALAAQTFMLSMQAEGYATCPMEGFDEKRLKRLLKLPRKAEINMVIATGPEEEGGVYSDRFRFPLEEVVKEV; the protein is encoded by the coding sequence ATGAACCAGGCTGCCGATATCTTTGATAAAATTGTAAATACCCGGAGGGCCGTAAGGAAATACCAGGAAGATGCCCCTTTTGATGCTGATGCAGTAGCCCGTAGTTTGGCTCGTGCTGTACTTGCACCCAATAGCAGTAATTTGCAGACCTGGGAGTTTTATCGTATTAGATCAGCAGCAACTAAAGCGGAAGTTGCCCGCTTGTGTATGAACCAGAGTGCTGCCCGCACCGCGCATGAACTTATAGCGGTCGTATGCAGAGGAGACAAATGGAAAGCCAACAGCCAGCGGGTATTGGCGCACATGCGCACGAGCTTCTCTGACCCACTGACCAAAAGAGACCAACGCGCAATAGAATACTACAAACGCAACATTCCGCTGCTGTACATGAATGACCCCTTTGGTTTTATGACGCTGTTGCGGACCCTCATCGTGCAATTTAAAAGTTGGCAAGGACCAATGGTGCGTTGGAGTAGCAGTGCCAATTCCCGGATCATTACCCATAAGAGTGCAGCACTAGCTGCGCAAACCTTTATGCTCAGCATGCAGGCCGAAGGGTACGCTACCTGCCCCATGGAAGGTTTTGACGAAAAACGGCTTAAACGTTTACTCAAACTGCCCCGCAAAGCAGAAATCAATATGGTGATTGCTACTGGTCCGGAAGAAGAAGGCGGCGTATACAGTGACCGCTTTCGGTTTCCTTTGGAAGAGGTGGTGAAGGAGGTGTAG
- a CDS encoding polyamine aminopropyltransferase, with translation MKKESFQLSEKSALIIAVFLAGLCSIIYELLISTTSSYFLGDSVKQFSLTIGVYMAAMGLGSYLSKFIDQQLLVSFIWIELGLGLVGGASVPILYGSFHYLTAGQYQGLMLGLTAIIGTLTGFEIPLLARIMKKYYPLKANLANVLSLDYIGALAATLLFPFLLLPFFGLFRTSVCFGLLNIALGFFIYSYFRSAASNKGQKGIWIISALIIIAFTVLLLYSRQLLQQWESQAYSHTIIHAEQTPYQQIVLTKNQDETRLYLNRIIQFSSRDEYRYHEGLALLPAGFLRQAKRVLILGGGEGLLAREVLKLPTVEEVVVVDLDQRVFDLGIHHPRLKQVNEGALTHPKVKMIAQDASLFLRFDSTLFDLILADLPDPSNEAVARLYSTYFFRMAKNSLAPGGIFATQAGSPFHTRKAYWCIVETMRATGFAAILPYHIYVPSFGEWGFVLGADRPLGTPTLPLGVSTRYLEPDRLEHHFEFAPDISAVDQVKANTLDQPVLLDYYLGEWKTWRKEKIQ, from the coding sequence GTGAAAAAAGAATCTTTCCAACTCTCCGAGAAATCGGCATTGATTATTGCTGTTTTTTTGGCGGGGCTATGTTCTATTATCTACGAGTTGTTGATCTCAACGACGAGTTCGTATTTTCTGGGGGATAGTGTCAAGCAATTTTCGCTCACCATAGGTGTGTACATGGCGGCCATGGGGCTGGGTTCTTACCTTTCTAAATTTATTGATCAACAACTCTTGGTGAGTTTTATCTGGATAGAACTTGGGTTGGGGTTAGTAGGTGGGGCCAGTGTACCGATTTTATATGGCTCTTTTCATTACCTCACCGCAGGGCAATACCAAGGCTTGATGCTGGGGTTGACGGCGATTATCGGTACACTTACGGGATTTGAGATTCCATTATTGGCCCGCATCATGAAGAAGTATTACCCGCTAAAGGCCAACCTGGCGAATGTGTTATCGCTGGATTATATTGGTGCCTTGGCGGCAACCTTGTTGTTTCCTTTTCTCTTGCTGCCGTTTTTTGGGCTGTTTCGTACTTCGGTATGCTTTGGATTATTGAATATTGCGCTGGGGTTCTTCATTTACAGCTACTTCCGCTCAGCGGCCAGCAACAAGGGGCAAAAAGGTATCTGGATCATCTCAGCACTGATCATTATTGCATTTACCGTACTGCTGCTGTACAGTCGGCAGTTGCTGCAACAGTGGGAAAGTCAGGCTTATTCTCATACCATCATCCACGCTGAGCAAACCCCTTACCAACAGATCGTGCTGACCAAAAACCAGGACGAGACGCGGCTTTATCTTAACCGAATCATCCAGTTTTCTTCGCGCGACGAATACCGCTACCACGAGGGCCTGGCGCTCCTCCCCGCCGGCTTCTTACGCCAAGCCAAGCGGGTGCTCATCCTGGGTGGTGGAGAAGGGCTACTTGCCCGAGAAGTGCTGAAACTGCCTACCGTAGAAGAGGTGGTGGTGGTAGATTTGGACCAGCGTGTTTTTGATTTAGGCATCCACCATCCGCGTCTAAAGCAGGTCAACGAGGGTGCCTTGACTCACCCCAAAGTAAAAATGATCGCGCAGGATGCCTCGCTTTTTTTGCGTTTTGATTCAACGCTTTTTGATCTTATCCTGGCGGATTTGCCTGACCCCTCCAACGAGGCAGTTGCACGCTTGTACAGCACCTACTTTTTTCGGATGGCAAAAAACAGCCTGGCGCCAGGAGGCATTTTTGCTACGCAAGCAGGCAGCCCTTTTCATACCCGGAAAGCGTATTGGTGCATTGTGGAAACTATGCGCGCTACGGGTTTTGCGGCTATCTTGCCGTACCACATCTATGTACCCTCCTTCGGGGAATGGGGCTTTGTTTTGGGTGCTGATCGCCCGCTGGGTACTCCTACCCTACCCCTTGGTGTGTCTACCCGTTATTTAGAACCGGATCGACTGGAACACCATTTTGAATTTGCGCCAGACATAAGTGCGGTTGACCAAGTCAAAGCCAACACCCTCGATCAGCCTGTGCTACTGGACTACTACCTTGGCGAATGGAAAACTTGGCGCAAAGAAAAAATACAGTAA
- a CDS encoding glutathionylspermidine synthase family protein, producing MVDNRLFPAPVPSSRFMRREGMEWLSMGENEDYFADEIIGISESEQRAWAQAGQHCFEALKNTAQRIARDQNWRDLGIPHIAQRLVKYSVENELDDFLVGRFDFAGGFGDYPIKMLEFNADTCSLMPETAHVQRHLWVEMRKKKGSGPFDPLLVGLTRRFQRLLQQYPDKEPTLLLSTLGYEEDWLNVEVLAEAAKAAGFQQVHKVALEAVIFDPENGIFIEVGPDRFIQFDFWYKMIPWEFFAYEEPELMDILTDLVMEDKVKIINPAWTMIMQSKGVLPHVFKDHPQEPALLKASFSYTDFPDGRYARKPLFGRTGENVALFDGNARPMAENDGDYSNMPPVFQDLASFAVDEEGYRYQASVFYCDHPCAIGIRRQDALIIDDDAEFVGHTVL from the coding sequence ATGGTGGATAATCGCTTATTTCCTGCCCCCGTCCCTTCTTCGCGCTTCATGCGCAGAGAAGGGATGGAGTGGTTGTCCATGGGCGAAAATGAAGACTATTTTGCCGATGAAATCATTGGCATCAGTGAGTCTGAGCAGCGAGCTTGGGCCCAGGCCGGACAACACTGCTTCGAAGCCTTGAAAAACACGGCTCAACGAATTGCACGCGACCAAAACTGGCGGGATCTGGGTATTCCCCACATCGCTCAGCGTTTGGTGAAGTATTCCGTAGAAAATGAATTGGACGACTTCCTGGTCGGGCGCTTTGATTTCGCGGGAGGCTTTGGCGACTACCCCATCAAAATGCTGGAATTCAATGCCGATACCTGCTCGCTGATGCCGGAAACGGCTCATGTACAACGTCACCTCTGGGTAGAAATGCGCAAGAAAAAAGGTAGTGGCCCCTTCGATCCCTTGCTCGTTGGGCTTACCCGTCGGTTTCAGCGTCTTTTGCAGCAGTATCCCGACAAAGAACCCACCTTGCTGCTCTCTACCTTGGGCTATGAAGAAGACTGGCTCAATGTCGAAGTATTGGCCGAGGCAGCCAAGGCGGCAGGTTTTCAGCAAGTGCATAAAGTCGCCCTGGAGGCCGTCATTTTCGATCCCGAAAACGGCATCTTCATCGAGGTCGGCCCCGATCGGTTTATCCAGTTCGATTTTTGGTACAAAATGATCCCCTGGGAGTTTTTTGCCTACGAAGAACCCGAACTCATGGACATCCTCACGGATTTGGTCATGGAAGATAAAGTCAAAATTATTAATCCGGCCTGGACCATGATCATGCAGTCGAAAGGCGTATTGCCCCACGTTTTCAAGGATCATCCCCAAGAGCCGGCACTGCTGAAGGCATCGTTCTCTTACACTGATTTTCCTGATGGTCGTTACGCTCGCAAGCCCCTCTTCGGCCGTACCGGAGAGAATGTGGCCCTGTTCGACGGTAATGCTCGCCCCATGGCTGAAAACGATGGTGATTATAGCAATATGCCCCCGGTTTTTCAAGACCTGGCCAGTTTTGCTGTCGATGAAGAGGGCTATCGCTACCAAGCTTCCGTCTTCTACTGCGATCACCCCTGCGCCATCGGTATCCGCCGCCAGGATGCGCTCATCATTGACGATGATGCTGAGTTCGTAGGCCATACCGTACTGTAA